The window AATATGCtatccaaaggcttatcgagcatctcgactgccttcgtaatcgcctagcaatcccatattgttatcgattgttTACAAGCGGGCACCACACATGTGTTCTCCGCTACAAAAGCATCAATATGCtatccaaaggcttatcgagcatctcgattGCCTCCGTAATCGCCTagcaatcccatattgttatcgattgttTACAAGCGGGCACCACACATGTGTTCTCCACTACAAAAGCATCAATATGCtatccaaaggcttatcgagcatctcgactgCCTTCGTAATCGCCTAGCAATCctatattgttatcgattgttTACAAGCGGGCACCACACATGTGTTCTCCGCTACAAAAGCATCAATATGCtatccaaaggcttatcgagcatctcgactgccttcgtaatcgcctagcaatcccatattgttatcgattgttTACAAGCGGACACCACAATGCGTTCTCCGCTACAACAACATTAAAATGCTATCCAGAGGCTAATCGAGCACCTCTAGTGACTTCATAGTCACCTCAACAATCTCGTATTATCATCAATTGTTCATGAGCAAATACTTCGATTCATTCTCCGCTAAGCAAAGCACTTAAAACGTTCACTGAAGAAGGAATTTTCCACGCAATTCAGAGCAAAAAAGGCTAAATAGAAAAgctgcataagcgcataaataTTATAACAACAAGCGTACCAAAATTCATTACAGAAAAAGAGCCACAATCACGTCCAAAACACAAATCGCTACAGATAAAACACATCACAATCACTCAAGAGAAGCACGGACACTGTCGGGGTTCGAGATAGCCTCCGCACCCATGTGGGCCTGGTGCACTGCTCGCCAATCAATACATTCGTCGGTGTTATGCCTATTCTGCCTATGGTACAAGAATGCTTTCCCGACATGCGTCACTCGATGTGCCGAATCGACCGGAATAGGTCCCAGAAACCCTTGTCTTAAAAATTCAAGGAAAACCACACTACGAGGTTTCAGCGGATCGACAAACATCGCCCCGTGGGGATGGCTCGGCGAAGCATGGTGCCCAGAACGACGATTCTCCAGCACAGGAGGAAGGTTCATAACTCTGTCTAGTTCATCGGCAAGAAGTCTCCTTACCCAGACAGGATGCGGATTCGTGACGGGAGCCACTGACTCGTCGGGGTTCAGGTACCCAATCCCATCCTGCGACCATGCTTTCTTCTTAGTAAAAGAAAAGGCACCGATAACCACGTCATAGGAGTCCGTCGTAGATCCAGTATAGGGCACAGAACTCTCACTCTCCCCGTTTCGGCTTCTCCGCGAGAAACCCCGATTCATCCACACCGGAGAGGCGTACCGCACTTTCCTATCCAACTCATGATCATCCATTGGGGGATAGTACACGTAGGGATGAGGCATCACCGAGATGGCCTTTTTCAATTTAAGCACCTTggcagagtccaccacatcccGAAGCGACATCACAAAGATATGTGCAAGCAAATAGCGTAGGATACGAGTACTAAAAGCAAGAACGAAGTTTTGAACGAGAAGCATAAGCAAAAAAACCgactcctatttatagtgaGAATGGAAAAGACTTGACAAACACATCATGAAgtctcaaatcaaatcaaaagtgCAAGATAATGATCAAAATAAAACTGCCAAAAGATCCTTCAAGATATAAACCGTACAACAACATTATTACATATTTGAAAAACAAGGCATCATGTGGAGGAAGATGCCTCCATCTCCAACTACTTCTTTTTAAAGCGACCACAGAACTCTACGGCCTTCGCCTGGGCAGCCTTGTCATAGACATTCGGAGAGAAGATGACCTCCGGAGGAATTTCATGCCCAGCAGCATAGGCAGCAGTGATAATCATCATCCGGTCTATCTTGATCAATTTCTCCTCGCGATCTCCCGTGAGGGCCCGCAACTCTCTGGCCTCCTTCCGATCTACCTTAAGATCCTGCCTAAGCTTTTTATTCTCAGCAGATAACACAGTTGCTCGCCTCGCCCTCTCATCCACCTACTCCTTCACTCGGCGAACCCATAGTGTGGCCGCCCTAAACAAAACTTTGTAGAAACGAAGTTCCTCGACTGCGCGTGCCAACTTTCTCGACTGCTCCAGTCGGCACCCCGTCTCCTCTTTTAGCttctcggtcagcacagcaatCTCGCCCCCTCGGCGCCCCAATAGCTCCCCAGCAACGACTACTTTTCCATTCGTCGTATCCAGATCCTTCACCGCATTATGCAGACCTTGCTCCATGTCGCGAAAGAGGTTTTCATCGTTCACGCACATGTCAAACACCTTGTTAGCATTTTGAACGGCCTACACAAAATTTGAGCAATTCAGAACACAGCTGTTAGAAATAAATCTAGGCGAGAAGGTTAGAAAAACTTACCACACCTAACGCCGACAGAGTCTCCACACCAAGGTTCATCTTGGACACACCGTCCATCCGCATCACTTCTCCGGGCACCTTTGCAACACGAGCCATCGCCCTCGCAAGGTCGGACGTCACTATATTGGAGTGCACCGACAAGCCCATCATATATTCCCAGAACTTAGCAATTTTGGCATCCATTCTTTTCATCATCTCCGGGTGATCGCCCAACCGATCCATCATCCCCGCCTCCAGTTCGTTTCCACCATCAGTACACGCTTGCTTGGAGCCTTCGTGCCCTCCAACGGCATCCTCTCCAGCGTGCACCTTTTCATTCTCAATCCCAATAACAGCATTACCTTTATCTTTCTTCCGTTTCTGGGTAACGGGTCCTTGCATTTGCTGCTTGCTTTGTTCGTTCTCCGCAGCCGTCACCTCCGCATTTTCTTCGGCCTCACCCCCTTCAATAGGCATCCCTTGCGGTATGTCGCCAGTAACATCAGTGTCAGCATGCACGGCCAGCACGCCCCCATACTCTGCACCACCTGGTTCGCATCTTCAAGCGAAGAGAACGAGGCCAAGGATCCGGATGGAATAGCGAAGGCTTCCTCCGCAGTCTCAAGGCCAACACCAAACTCGTTCGGATCAAAATCCATGCTAACACGAGGATTACCTGGACCTGCATCGATAACATCATGGTAAATACATATTTCAAAGTAGAAAAACACGTTAGAACTACGAAATGAAACTTACAACCCGGACCCCTCACCTACGATGGCAACATTTACGGTTATCGCCTCCAACTCTGCTAGCTCTCCGTTCGAGAAATTATACCCACGTTTCCATTTTTCGAAATCCGCTTGCGACCAGCCAGCTACCTGGGCCATTCGCCATTGTTTCTAGATATAATATCCAGCGGCTAGAAAATGTCCCACGAGCTCATCGACATCTTTCTTACTTTCTTCGTTCGTCGGTAACCCCTTTAAGTACGTTATAAGATGCTCCTCCGATGGCAACATTTGTCGCATTTTTGGCCACCTACCCGAATCCATGGGATCGTCATTCCATGTCAAGCGGAACAGAAAGTCGCCATCCAGTTTCCGCACTAGAAAGTATCGATGCCTAAACTCGGGGATCTTATCCTTCAAGCCACCGAGTACCTTGAACTTCTGGTGAGAGAAGGTCACGTGTTGAGAGCGGGGTCCTTTATTCGGCCGAAAGAACTCGCGAAACACCAGCCCAGTAGCTCGGTATCCGGCTGACCGACACAAAGAATAAAAcgccaccatcatcctccacccGTTCGGATGAATTTGTCCAGGACACAAGTCATACTCTTTTAATACCTCAACAAAGAAGGGAAGCAGAGGTAGCCGCATCCCCGACTCCAACTGCTCCTCATAGACAACCAGCTCATTTTCCCCGCCCACGTGATGAGCGCGATCATCTTCCTCCAGCGCCACCAGCTCATAAGGCTGCCCTAGTCGATACACGACAGAAATAGCGGCCAAGTCTGCGGACACAATAATACTATAGGCATCGTCCACCGCAAAGGATTCCGGCCTCTTCGGATGGTGCCTCCCCTCAAAGCGTTTACCGTCCACACTCATCACACCTGGCGACCTTGTCCATACCTTTTCCCGCATTTGTTCATAGATCAAAGCCAAAGGTCGCTCTTTGGTAATCACTCCCTCTGGTATAACCACAACTACTTCAAGGACACCAGCGGCGGGCCCTCCGGGCGGGCGCTCAACGCTGGGCGACGCGCGTACCATGAcggttttccttttctttccagcGGCAGCACCGCCCTCCTCCGCCGTCCCTACTCATCTTTTTCGCTTTACAGATCGTTTTCGAGAAACGTCACGGAGTGTAAAGTCGCCCAGTGTCACTGGCGACAGTCGCTTTAGGGCTCCCcgtgaagaaccctctgacatactccccctccccagaaagaaaacaaactagACACAAGAACTAAAAACAGGAGAGATAAGCGTTTCGACTGACCTCGAAAAGGTTGCGATAAGCGTCGAGGAGAATCTTCAGAAGAACGCCGCCAAATCAGTATACCCGGTGCCCAGCAAGCGCGAGCAAACGACGAAGCACCGACGAAACGTCGACAAAAAACAGCAGCTCCAAAGGAAAAGCGAAACGGCCAAATCGTAATGGGAGGAGAATTTGACGAAATAAGACAGAAATAGAGCCTCCCCCTGCATTTTATACCTAAACAAAAGTGGAGGCGCCGGCAAGGCACGACATTCAAAGTCTTTTTTACGGCGCGTGTAGAAGCATTTAATGAAGTGGCAATAAATTGCGCACTAAAATCCACAAGCGCATGCATCAATCTAAAAGGTCTCTATGAGGAAATCGAGCATCTTTCATCCAGTTGTCCACCACTCGTTAAGAAGGGAATAATCTTATTAAATCCGCGTCTCCTCGCATGCAATACTCGGCTAACCTCGTCGGGaggggactacttgattcggaataTGACTTGGGCCCAAGAGGCCCAACAATGCCCGACCAGCGAATGGGCCAGGACAACAGGAGGCCCACAGGCCCAAGTCAATCCGCTATAAATATGCcaatgaaggaagaagaagagatcggGTAACTAATTTCCTACCTCACTCACATTTGATTATCATACTCTCTTGAACGACTAACTGTCTTAATCTTCGGAGTGTCCGCAGGGACCGTTCCCCGCGTAGAGCCGATCCCCGAAGAAACCAGACCTTCCCGACGAAGATCCAGATCACTGTTTCGCATTCCCAAATTAGAAACTATTtcagtttatcgataaatttgtttggaatgttcaATATGGCAATTAAATATGGCAATTAAATAACTACCAAAACTTGTCTATttaaatttccattaaataggggtaaaattgatcttgttgtTGAAAAAAGGgttattgataaatttattctattttatatGTTAAAGACAAATCTGTACTTCTTAAATCAACTTTAGTGTTTTCTAGGTGCaaattaatttgttttgatattgttaaccctaaaataatttttattttattttattccaaCCAAAAAAGCATATGACAAAAATAATTACATAAGGTTAATCAAACACATGTTAAACAAATTTTGCTCATAAAAATTACAATCCTACGTGGTGTGTGAACAGTAAGGTTTACCAATGAAACTTTTCAAATCCCCTTACATAACGTGTTGAGCTGTCGAAACGGTCAAAACTCTATAAACCGATTTGAAAAAATTGGAATGGTGCTCTAGGCCGCCGTCTGAGTTGATCTTTAGAACACTGCATGACATAAAGTTAAGAGTGAAATAACAAAGTTCATTTACGGGAGAAgatatatttttgtattttattttggataattaatttattagtctttatattttgataaaacacacagtttagtccctgtattttcaaaaacacacggtaaatgttctaacgtttttctcggtgaactgtttagtccatgcaGTTAGACTCtaatgaagattctgttagtcaatttggatttgtgttcttcttttcctttattttcctttcctttaaactctaatgtaTCTGAAATCAAGTTTGAGCGTTCTTTTtcctgattttcttcttaatcgttcaattCGTAAGTATtaggtctgttctttttcttgttcttcatacaaatagcttattcttctaaattggattttctcttctgaagtttgaaggtaaatattaaaaggtaatttagtcatttccgaagtcataaacggtaaaaatctaataaatagacaaaaggactaaacagttcattgagcaaaaggttagagaccttatcatgtatttttgaaaatacagggactaaacagtgtgttttgtcaaaatatagagactgataaattaatgggaaaattacatagaaattcatcttttaaaaactatttacaaagtcataattttggattgtgccaaactagtaaaatcagtacttttaatatattttaagtattaaaatttataaattagaagtctagaatatattttctagagtttatgatttatgaattgtagtttagaatttttaaattatagtgtaaaatcataatatatagagaataatgacatattaagaattatgatatttatgtaattgacccatatatttttgtattttattttagaataaacaTTTGAATGGGATAGGCATAATTGGGCTTGAAGATCAATTTCAAAGCCCAAGTCCGGCCCAGCCCGAATAGGCTAATACTTGATGGACTGAGCTCCAACTACAGGCTTGGGCCATCCGGCCATGGAATCTAGGAAGAAGAAGCGCCCATGTTCGCCTCTTGTTCTAGTACAGAAAAATGGCGGGAAAATACTGGACTTCTCTTCCTCTctgtcttttattttcttgttcatTTTCAATAATACGACTCGCCTCTTTTTTCCCTGATCTTGCAATGCATTAGGTCCAAAATAATGGAAGTAAGAGGATGGATTGATGGAGACGAGAGCGGCAGAGAGATGCTGTCTAGGCTTCTTACTGACCGCCCCTACATGCATCTTCCTCCTCCTTTTCACAAACTTCCTGTTCGCGTCGGCAATGTCGTCGAGCTTGTTGGCCCATCTCCTTCAGCTAAAACCACTATTCTCATGCACTCCGCTATAGATTGCATTCTTCCCCAATTTTGGAACGGTGTTCATTACGGTGGATTCGGGCATTTAGTCTTCTTCATTGATTTAGATTGTCGTTTTGATGTTTTACGCCTGTCTCATATGCTTAAGAATCGGATTATTCTAGCAAATAGTAAGCCATATCTCCGATTCCTAGTGATTATTTCCATGTTCTTGTTGTTAGGATTGctgattatattttaataacGCCTTTTGATGTCTTAGGATCTAGCAATTGCAATGCAGAAAGTAAATCGAATACTGATTATGATGAGGAATTATTTCTAGCTTCCATGAAACGATTCATCTACATCCGTTGTTATGACAGTTTTGAATTTCTCGCCACTCTCAAGGTCAGAAGCACTTTCCTTGACTGCCTAAAAATGAAATGTCATCTCATTTGTCCAATTTTTTTAGCTATTTATATTCTGTTCATGCATTGTTTATAACATAGCCATAGACTCATAAGCTGTTGAGGACTTGaaactaattttctttttagCTTAAATACAAAAGACCTGGAATGCGCTTCAAGCTTGTTTGATTGCAAGCTATGCTGCACGGAAATGTAATATGTTGCCCGGAAATGGAAACTGGTATGAAAACGAAAACTGACACAGGAAACTTTGTTTCTAAAAAAGTATAGCTAAGAAACAGAAACACAAAAGAAATACCAAACATGGAAACTCTAGTGACAAAGAGTTTCAGTGCAACATAGATTGCAAGCCTATCTAATTCTTCAAAGATATGAATGTAACTAAATGAAATCTAGTTGTTctttgtcagatattaatatggatTAGGcatttaactatcagcttaaccggttcatgagttttttttttaacactaATTTTGATTGACTGCTTTTCAATAGAGGTAAATGCAATTGCCCGAGCCCTGatcaaaattcaaaacttatagATTCTTATATCTTCTATCCCTTATGAAATTATTCATGTTTAGTAATTGATTTGTTAACAAAGTTTACATTAATTTGACGACGAGATTGATGTTCATTATTATTCGCTATATTGGCTTACAGACTTTGCATCATCAACTTCAGAAAGAAAAGGATGCTCAAGGAATTAGACTGAATTTCATGATGATTGACAGGTTTTCCTCTAAACTATGAAATATCATAATTGTTCATCGCTATGTGAGATTCTTGCTTATTTTGTTGGCAGtatcacttttttttatagaaatataTGCTGAGCTTTCTTCATAATTTGTTGTTTCTCCTAATTATGGTACAGTTGATGCATAATGTTACTCTGGTACTACTAATGATTCTTTTATATGCTCGGATATGCATATGTGCATTACTTATCTTTTCTTATGCATACCTTTTTTGTGTGATAAATCATTTGTAATAAAATGAATCAAGAAATGCCATCATATCATAGTTTCTTACTTCGCCTTGAAGCATAGTTCAGGGAGCTTTGTTCTTGTTCCAAAATAGCTTAAATTGCACATGTATCAAGCTtgggaaataaaataaaaataggagaaagagaaaaaaacatGATTCAATAcaatttgatttattttgatttcataTTGGATATGGAAAAGTTCAAAGAGCTGCATGCACATGAAAAATCTGAACGTTGACCGTTGTCCCACTTTTTTGCCTATAAATTAAATGTCAGCTGTGTTGATTTACTTGTTCAACTCTATTTCGACCTTGAATGTGAAAAAATCAGATGCTGGATGTCCTAGAAGAAAGAGAATTCTATATCAGATGATGAGTGATATTACATGTTCTAGTTAAGCTTCTGTAAGTCTGTTTTAATTCCAAGTGTAAGTGAGGTTGCCacattgaaaaacttctaatgaGCAGCAACCAATGAAACTATTGACAATGGCTAATTCGACTAACATAATTTCATTTCTGTAGTATTGGAGCTTTTCATTGGACAGATAGATCGTCAATGTCACTAAATTGCCAGGATAACAACAGGTGATTATGTCATtttgattatatataaaatCCTTAAATAAGATGATTTGATTATTGTCATGGaaccatttgaactaaaagtttaagttGATAGTTAAGGTCTAATAATAgttttcatattaatatttccTCATATTTGACTCATAGGAAAAGCATTTCTCTCCAGAATGTAACAATTACTGTCGTTGAGGAGATAAAAAAGCTTTTGCTGGTGCATCCTATGATTGTTATTGCAACAAAAGCAACCATTCTTGGAAATAGATATGCAGCAAATGAGGTCAAATGGTGAGTTTTTGTGAGGCCAAGATGTTTGACTTCCAGAGTTTCATTATGTGCTGTTCTGTTTCTGTATTTAGATAGAAAGATCGAGAGTGATTTCTTGTTTCTCATTTTGGGTTTAAATCACATGTATAGTTGTCAACATGAGCATAATTGCTTTTTTTAACTGGCGTGAACCttgctttttttctttttattttccttttgtcTTTGTTATCCATCTTTGTTGGACAATCATGTTAGTTTACTGCAAATTGCGAAACATCCAATGCATTTCCACATACCTTTATTGGTTGTCAATAAAGTCataattagaaaataaagaCTGTTTCCTACTTATATGTTGGCATGATTCTTAACATTTTTCTTAATCTGTTAAATTGGAAACTGGTATGAGTCTTTAATTCTGATCATCAATTTCAGTACACGTGTTGGAGTTGCAGTTTGATTCTGTTGCTATAGTCATAGAATTTGTTCTAGTTTACTTATCATATCTATAATTCATCTTTCACAAAAGACAACGtacaatttatatttttaaacctTGGATCCATTGTCTAGATTATTAGGTAAATGACAAACAATCATAGTTCATGCAGTATGTGCATCAAAGGTACCATTTGCTATTGTATTCAGTATTCTTATATTATTTGTTTGTACAAAATAATATTCTGCAAAAGGAATCTCAAGAGGCCACATTCAATGGATTCTGCAGCTTCAAGCGTAACAAACAGCATGCAACAATTTCTGCATCGTGAGTATATGCCTTTGGTCTGGCAGGTAATATTCCTTGATTATTTGCTATATGAAATATCTCATGattgttttctttctttctgtGAGAAATGTCACTGCATTTCCTGTTTGATAAaggtttgtttttgtttgtatgACGTGTCTATCATCAGTTAGAATTTACCAATTGTGGTGTACTTCACTAATAAAAGCtggagctgatagttaaggtccaatcaatatcttatattaatctctgacaacGAGCACAGTTCATGAATAGAGTTAACGAGCTGCTCGCGAGTAGCTCACGGACAGGATGTTGAGCTCAAGCTCGTCTATTTTCTAACGAGCTGAGcatgagcaagccaaagctcggatCAGTTTGGCTCGATTACAGACCTAAATTTTTTAGTGTTTTTCTGTTCTGAGTTGCTTTTAGATGGCCCCATGTATATATGCCATGCTTCTTTTACTTGCATTTTTATTTCTGTACATTTTTTTGAAAGGTTTTCTGTACTTTAATTCTTAAGTGACTAGTATTCTTTTTACTAAAATTCTTTGCAAAACCTGCTGAACTCTATATATCTTATACACCCAATTACTAATCCTGTCCTTGTGCCTAAATAGAAATTCTTGTGTCAAGTGtgatgatttattaattttgcaAAAGCTAATATTTGAATATATAGAGGAGATCATATGCAATTAACATTGTGAGCTTCCTTCTTTTTGCTTGCTTTTAATCATGCTTTGTGGTTGATGCAGTCTTTTGTTACGCTCAGAGTACTCATACGAACTGCAGGTTCATAAGTTCTTTATtctagaatatcattaaatttCTCTTCTgatgtttatttctttttcatgCTCCACGTTTTAACTTCTAATATTCATGTTGTAAGGCTCTGCAGATGATCATATTGTCACTGACAAAAATTGCAACAAGTGTGTGTACTTCTCAGAATGGTTACTGCCATCACTAGGTTTTGCGGATAAGTTTGTCGTGGAAGATGTAAGAAAATATAAGTGGTTCCGTATTTCGGTAAAATACAT is drawn from Euphorbia lathyris chromosome 9, ddEupLath1.1, whole genome shotgun sequence and contains these coding sequences:
- the LOC136206482 gene encoding DNA repair protein XRCC2 homolog isoform X1, which encodes MEVRGWIDGDESGREMLSRLLTDRPYMHLPPPFHKLPVRVGNVVELVGPSPSAKTTILMHSAIDCILPQFWNGVHYGGFGHLVFFIDLDCRFDVLRLSHMLKNRIILANRSSNCNAESKSNTDYDEELFLASMKRFIYIRCYDSFEFLATLKTLHHQLQKEKDAQGIRLNFMMIDSIGAFHWTDRSSMSLNCQDNNRKSISLQNVTITVVEEIKKLLLVHPMIVIATKATILGNRYAANEVKWNLKRPHSMDSAASSVTNSMQQFLHREYMPLVWQSFVTLRVLIRTAGSADDHIVTDKNCNKCVYFSEWLLPSLGFADKFVVEDAGIFCAS
- the LOC136206482 gene encoding DNA repair protein XRCC2 homolog isoform X2 gives rise to the protein MEVRGWIDGDESGREMLSRLLTDRPYMHLPPPFHKLPVRVGNVVELVGPSPSAKTTILMHSAIDCILPQFWNGVHYGGFGHLVFFIDLDCRFDVLRLSHMLKNRIILANRSSNCNAESKSNTDYDEELFLASMKRFIYIRCYDSFEFLATLKTLHHQLQKEKDAQGIRLNFMMIDSIGAFHWTDRSSMSLNCQDNNR